ATGCAGCTACTTCTTCATGCTCTATAAACTTCGCCCCCGAACGGTCAGCCGTTTCTACTGCTCTTTTAATCTCTTGAACCTGCCATTCATTGATCTCCAGAAATCCCTTTACAGCATTACTTACAAGAAATGATTTTGACCGGGCTGTTGCCTTGGCAAGCCTGTCAAGGCGCTTCTTTGTCTGATCATCGAGTCTTACTGTTAAAGTGGCGCTCATAGTTCCACCCCCCTTTAGCACATAATAACACAATGTGTTCATCTTTCCAATAAATAAATTTCACTCGCCTACACACGTGAATATTTTTTGTCTGTCTATCGGCAAGAGGCTGAAAAGCGACTTATTCGGCGCCGAATAATAGCCGTTAGTAACAGTGAGTAATGGTTAGTAATCAAAGGACGCATAAGACTCAGGATATGTTGAAGCGTTTATTACCTGTGAGAAATCCGCAGCAGCAAGACACTCTTGTTTTTACGATTTGCAGGTGTTATACGTTTTTTTATACCATTGATTTTGAATCAATTCGACAGAATTACTTAATAGCTTTTATATATTTTCCCCAATACCGATACATCTGAATTTCATGTATTCCCATTTCCTTTGCAATCTGAACTTTATTGAGGTTTTTATTCAGAAGTTTCCGGAATTTCTCAGGATTGAACTTTATCCACGCTCTTGCCTTTCCTTTGCGCTTCACTCCTTTTCTTCGCAAGGGAAAGTATAATCCTGCAATAGTTTTGTATGGCAATTTCAATTCTTTGATTATGTCCTTGAGGCCTTTGAGGCTCAGATATAGTGATTCGGCTTTTAAAAACTGTTTTTTTGTCAGAAGGCCGTAGGGCTTCCTATTAGGACTTTTGATATTGTAGAGGGTTCGGATATGCCCACATACCCGTGTGAACACCCTATCTTCCTCGCTATCTGACTGTTATTCTTTTTTGCAAGCAGCTTCCTGATTTGTTTCTTAAGTTTTGTCTGTCGCAAAACACCCTCCTATCTCGCTGGCAGTTCCAAGGAATACTGTAACTATACAAGAGATAGTATAACTGACACAACCTGCCCTGCACTATAATCCTTACATATAGAGATTCTGATTGTTTAGTTAAGGAAGAGCTTTTCAGTAAAAAGTAATGTGATGTTTCTTTTTTTATGCTTCCTCTGATATACTATCTTTTCCTACGGTGAAGATTTTGAGCAGGGAATGCGGTTGCTCTCTCATGCAGTTCAGGGGTCACTCAGGGAAAATATAACAGGGTTGAGAGCAGTTGACAAAAGATATTTTCTCTGGTATGCTTTCAAAGTTTTCCCGTGGAATCTGTGTTTCGTGAAAAATACGATACGGAGGCAATGTGCCGACAATAGCTCAATTAGTAAAACATGGTAGAAAGAGTCTGGAAAGGACAACGAAAAGTCCTGCGCTCAAGATGTGTCCTCAGAAAAGAGGAGTCTGTGTCAGGGTATATACAACCACGCCCAAGAAGCCTAACTCTGCTCTAAGAAAAGTGGCGAGGGTAAGGCTGACTAATGGGATGGAGATTAC
The window above is part of the Nitrospirota bacterium genome. Proteins encoded here:
- a CDS encoding ribbon-helix-helix protein, CopG family, producing the protein MSATLTVRLDDQTKKRLDRLAKATARSKSFLVSNAVKGFLEINEWQVQEIKRAVETADRSGAKFIEHEEVAAWLDTWGTNKEKKPPE
- a CDS encoding 30S ribosomal protein S12, which produces MPTIAQLVKHGRKSLERTTKSPALKMCPQKRGVCVRVYTTTPKKPNSALRKVARVRLTNGMEITAYIPGVGHNLQEHSIVMIRGGRVKDLPGVGYHIIRGTLDSMGVADRRQGRSKYGAKRPK